Within the Oscillospiraceae bacterium genome, the region ATCTTCAAACGCGCTTTATTTTTGGCGTCGGCGTCGGTGCCGATATCGGTGCCGTCATCACCGCTTTGGCTGTATGAAATATTCGCGTCCGAAAAGGGGAAGAGTTCCGTTAAGCCGCTCGCTAAATTGGGGCAGCAGGGGAACACGGCATTGCCTTCGGAGTCCGTTGACATTTTGATCGTGAGCGTGCCGTCGCTGTTCAGGATGTAATTATCCGAACCCAGCCAGCATTCGAGGTAGCACTGCTGCGAACCGAACAGCATGTCAACTAAGAAATTGATGGTCTCTTTCGGCTGAGGCGTATCCGCAGTCATGGCAAAACCTCTGATTTCAGTGGATATCATCTGCGGGTATTCGGGATTCAAAGTGAATACTTCGGTGCAGTTTATATAATCATAATAAGGAACATATCTCGAAGCCAACATGCCGGAATTGAATAATTCATCGATTTGCTCCGCATTCTTCCATGCAAGCGACTTGTAATTATTTAACTTCTGTATATACTCCAGCGCGCCGGCAGCGGCGGGTTTTGTCAGCCAGTCCACATAACAATCCGCAGTCGGATCATAACTGAACGGAGTGTATTCGTCGGTTCCGGGGAAAAGCCCGAAAGCGTTCAGAATATCCGTCACACCCGAAAATACGGAACTGTCGACAGGGTATCCATTTTTCTTTCTGTAATTCTCAGCGAAAGCGAGGAATGAATTGAGATCGGTCACGGTGACTCCGGCTGTCAGCAGCGCTTCGTCATGAAAAACACGGGCTTTTAGTACCCCCTCGGAAACAGAAGCCGGAATCGCATAAATGTGACCTTTCACTTTAAAGAGGGATTTGAAGTCTTCGGGCAGGGAATTCCAAACCGGATTATCGGCAAGATAATCGTCTAAAGGAATATAAGATTCAGGTAAATAATGAACAGATGATTTATTAACTGATCTCAGGCTCGATGAACCGCTGCCGCTTTTATTGGCTTCACCATAATTCCCGAAGATGTTAATATTAACGCCGTACCGCTCGGACATGTCGTCCAGCCATTTCTGCTTGGCCTCTTCGGCGTTTGGCGCTCCGGTATATTTAAAAAAATCCGGCGCGATGAGATTAATGGACTTGGGGTAATCACCTGATTTTTCGATGAGTTCTTTCGGAAGGGAGGTTGTGGTTACCGATCCGCAGCCGGACAGAAGCAGCAGGCCGCAGATGAACAGAGATACAGCGAGTTTAAAAAGTTTCTTCATGATTGTTCCCCTTTTCATATTAACTTTACGTTTTAAACTTTACACTTTCCACTTCGAAATGTAATAAGAATCCCCCCACCGTTGCAGGTGGGACGGAATCCCCCCACCACTGTAAGGTGTCAAGAAGAATTGCAAGCAATTCTTCCGGGAAATTCACATTGTGAATTTCCTTCCCTCCCCTTTAACAAGGGAGGTAAGTTAATCGTAATAATAGGCGGTTTTTTTGCCGATGGCGGCGTTTATTTGGTCGAGCAAGGCATTGCCGCCGTTGTTGAACATCTCTTTCCGGTAATTATCTACGACTTGCTGGACCGTATATTCGGAGCTCGTCATCGCATCTTTGATGCAGTCCCTATACAGCGTCATGATGTAATTATCGTTTTTCACGGCTGTGTTAATGCTATTAAAAATAGTTGTTTGGTAAAACGCCGGAACTTCGACGATCGATCCCTTTTTAAATGAATCATACAGAATTGTGAATCGGTCATTTTGTATACCCGCTTCGGTTTCCGATCCTTTACCGATAACGCCGTTTTGGCTGAAAAAGACATTCGCATCCGAATAGGGGAAAATATCTGACATGCCGCCGGTTAAATTCGGCATGGGAGGGTATGAAAAACTTCCGTCGGCGTTTTGCGGCATTTTGACTGTGACGGTTCCGTCGCTGTTCAGGACATAGTTGTCGGAAGCACCCAGCCAGCATTCGAGGTAATTTTCTTTGCTGCCGAACAGCATATTCAGAAACTGATTGATGGTTTCTTTGGGCTGCGGAGTGTCTTTGGTCATTGCAAAACCATCCACGGAGGTAAGGGCGATCTGCGGGTATTCGGGATTTAAAGTAAACAGTTCGGCGCAGTTTTCATAATCGAAGTACTGAACATAAAATGTGCAGGTTGTGCCATCATTAAAATCCTGATATACATTCACAGAAAAATCACCGAAGCTGACAGACAATGCGCCCGCTTGATAAAGCGCCCGAAGATATTCAAGCATGTCAACGGCGGCGCCTTTTGTTAAAAAATCCACACAGCAATTTTCGGCGGGATCATAACTAAACGGGGTTTCATTCATATTATAAAGCCCGAACGCGTTTAAAAGGTCGGTTAAACCCGTCAGATAATAAGAAATGAGAGCGGTTTTACCGGTTGATTGTGTATATGCTTTCGCAAAATCACTGAATGATTCGAGATCGGCAACGGCAATTCCGGCCTCTTTTAATGCCTCATCTTTGATCATGCGGGCGTTTTGCGCCCGAAATACATTGGCAGGTATCGCATAAATATGTCCGTCAATTTTAAAAGCGTCTTTTAACTCATCGGGCAGGGATTGCCAAACCGGATTATCGGCAAGATAATCGTCTAACGGCAGGAGTTGATTCATCGTATAACTCGATATTTGCGAAGAACGGAGTTCCATTAAACCCGCAAATGCGGTTTTTCCGTTTAACACATCTTGTATTTGGGGTATAACGGAATTATCATATACTCCATCTTTGTAAAAACATGAGGTTACCTTTAATTTAACACCGTATCGAAGAGATATGTCCTCCAACCAGTCCTCTTTATATTGTTCGGCTTTTTCCGAATCGGCTGTAAAAAAATCAAGAGCGAGGATATTTATGGTTGATACCTGACCGGTTTTTGGATTCAAAATGCCCGGCAGCGATGTTGAGGCGGTTCCGCAGCCGGACAGCAGCATCAGACAACAGGTGAAAAGTGAAATAAGGAGTTTTATATGGTTTTTCATAATTTTTGCTCCTGTACTATGAAATTTTCAATATCAGTTCCTACCATTCATATGATATATACAAATTATGACATTAAATGGTTAATTCTGTGATATTTTCGTGAAGCAAACGGAAATAAAACAATAGGGTTTCTCCGCTGATAAACCGGCGGCTGATTATTCTGTCCCCGATTTATATCGGAAAACCGCCGGGGCGGGAAAGGCGCGCGGGTAAGTTTGAGGACAGCAGTGTTTATGACCGGCAACATACCGCCTGCCTTTACAGAATCGGCGGATTATGGTATAATAAATTAAATATTTTGGGAAAGGCGAGTGGCGTCGATGCAGAAGTTCAGCGAGCTGGAATACAAGCGTCCTTCGATCAAAACGACCAAGAAAAAATACGCCGCACTGCTCAAAGAATTCAAGGCGGCGGCCGACTATGAACACGCAAAAGCCGCCTATTTGAAAATCGACGAATTCGACGCAGAATTGTCCACGACGTTCGTCATCGCCAGCGTGCGCAATACGATGAACACCGCCGATGAATTTTACGACGGCGAGATGAAATTTCTAAACCGCGCCGCGCCCTCGCTGATCCCCCTGCAGAAAAAAATGCTGACGGCGTTGCTCAATACGAAATTCCGCCCGGATTTTGAAA harbors:
- a CDS encoding ABC transporter substrate-binding protein; the encoded protein is MKNHIKLLISLFTCCLMLLSGCGTASTSLPGILNPKTGQVSTINILALDFFTADSEKAEQYKEDWLEDISLRYGVKLKVTSCFYKDGVYDNSVIPQIQDVLNGKTAFAGLMELRSSQISSYTMNQLLPLDDYLADNPVWQSLPDELKDAFKIDGHIYAIPANVFRAQNARMIKDEALKEAGIAVADLESFSDFAKAYTQSTGKTALISYYLTGLTDLLNAFGLYNMNETPFSYDPAENCCVDFLTKGAAVDMLEYLRALYQAGALSVSFGDFSVNVYQDFNDGTTCTFYVQYFDYENCAELFTLNPEYPQIALTSVDGFAMTKDTPQPKETINQFLNMLFGSKENYLECWLGASDNYVLNSDGTVTVKMPQNADGSFSYPPMPNLTGGMSDIFPYSDANVFFSQNGVIGKGSETEAGIQNDRFTILYDSFKKGSIVEVPAFYQTTIFNSINTAVKNDNYIMTLYRDCIKDAMTSSEYTVQQVVDNYRKEMFNNGGNALLDQINAAIGKKTAYYYD